The window TGATATAACAAGGTCAAGGTTGGCAATCACTGCTGCCGTATCAACAAAGTCTCTGAGTTCTCTTTCCAGGTTAACGATATCCATACCCTCTGGAATAGTAGATGCTTCCGCTGCAGCTGCCCCTTTTTGAAGTGTGTAAAAAGTTATATTCGGGATGTCTCTCAGGATGGCAAAATCCTGTAATGAGCAGGAGCGGTTGCGGTCGTTTGCATTCCTGGGGTTGCCAGACCATGCAATACCAATTCTGAGGTTATTATTCCTGCCAAGCCTCATACCCCATTTCATGCGAAGGGCAGCATCAACCTTGATATAGGGTATATCAGCAGGTACGGTTTCAAGGGTAGTTCCATAAATTCCCGGCAGACTTAAGAGGGAAATGTGAACATCAAATGGCACAGAAGGTTTACAGGTCGGAACATATTCTACAAACTCGTCAATCCCTGAACAGCCGCTTAATAATCGAATGAGCTCTTTCTGGCACTCGAGAATAACCCGGCCGCCCCGTTCCTTCACCATGGGCAGATAGCGTGCAAACTGGATCGTATCACCGAATCCCTGCTCCACATGTATCAATATTGATCTGCCATTAAGGGGTAAGCCATCCCACAAGGGTTTTCCCAGTGTCTTGGGAATATGTTCACGTATCTGAAGCCTCCACTCATACTCCTGCCAGCCATCTTTAAAATTCCCTGCCAGGAGGAGTGCAAGTGAGTTATTCATGTGTGCCAGTGCATAATCAGATTTCAGTGATATCGCCTTTTTATAACTTTTTATCGCCTCGTCAAGACTCCCTGTTTCCTGAAGAGAAGTGCCGAGATTATTGTGTGCTTCTGCGTAGTCAGGGCTGACCTCGATTGCCCGATTACAGCTCTCTATCGATGTATCCAGTTTGCCAAGTTCCCTCCATACCGTACCAAGATTGCTGTAGGCCATAGCGTAGTCTGGTTTAAGTTCTATCGCCAGATTATAACTGGCCACAGCTTTATGAAGTTCTTTCTTTTCGAGAAATACCGTACCAAGATTATTATGGGCCTCTGCATAATCAGGTTTTAAAGTTATAGCATTACGATAACACTCTTCCGCCTCGTCAAATCTTCCCAGTCTCTTCAATACTGTCCCGAGATTATTTTGGAGGACCTCAT is drawn from Candidatus Scalindua sp. and contains these coding sequences:
- a CDS encoding tetratricopeptide repeat protein; this translates as MNTPVINLIEGAIQQHQTGNLESAAASYKAILEKQSENIDALFLLGTLHLQQHDIETACQLLRNVLALKPDHAMAYNNLGTALQELGQLEKAEECYHRACLLIPEDPKVRSNLGDIYREQGKFGNAVISYRYAMRYNPDSAELHCNLGAVFHKMGRMDDAIFCYRSALDLKPDYALAHSNLGMAFQESGLLNEALKSSLKAKQLEPDNEVLQNNLGTVLKRLGRFDEAEECYRNAITLKPDYAEAHNNLGTVFLEKKELHKAVASYNLAIELKPDYAMAYSNLGTVWRELGKLDTSIESCNRAIEVSPDYAEAHNNLGTSLQETGSLDEAIKSYKKAISLKSDYALAHMNNSLALLLAGNFKDGWQEYEWRLQIREHIPKTLGKPLWDGLPLNGRSILIHVEQGFGDTIQFARYLPMVKERGGRVILECQKELIRLLSGCSGIDEFVEYVPTCKPSVPFDVHISLLSLPGIYGTTLETVPADIPYIKVDAALRMKWGMRLGRNNNLRIGIAWSGNPRNANDRNRSCSLQDFAILRDIPNITFYTLQKGAAAAEASTIPEGMDIVNLERELRDFVDTAAVIANLDLVISIDTVIVHLAGAMGKPVWNLLPFAPAWRWLQDRDGSPWYPTMRLFRHSHPKDWLGVFRQVRRRLHGLL